One region of Chitinophagales bacterium genomic DNA includes:
- the dnaE gene encoding DNA polymerase III subunit alpha — MSDFCHLHCHTQYSILDGAAGINQMVKKAATDGMPAAAITDHGNMFGVFEFVNTCNKENIKPIVGCEFYMVEDMHLTSFAGTGKRDKRYHQLLLAKNEIGYKNLTIMTSLAYKEGLYGKFPRIDLNLLKQHKEGLVATTCCIGGIVPQTILNKGEEEGEQVFKEWLDLFGEDYYIEIQRHQIENINGTGLSQEDLNQILIKWGQRYNVRIIATNDSHYVDEADSDMHDTLLCINTGSKKSLPIKSDDEEGYNAETRFGFPNNQFYFKTTAEMQKLFSDVPQSIDNTLHIVDKIEKLDLKRQIMMPNFLVPSNYSTQAEYMRYLVYEGARKRYKEITQEISDRIELELKTIFDSKFEGYFLVIEDFLTEARRMKVSVGPGRGSAAGSVVSYCLGITQVDPIEYGLLFERFLNPERVSFPDIDIDFEDAGRQSVLDYVVEKYGRNNVAQIVTYGTMKEKMAIRDVARVLDVPILETNVLAKAVPDHDLPTILDNSKYPEVRKSMKETDRVKADTFRQLYTENSTYKTVVDTAIKLKGSVRNTGVHACGVIIAPQDLKELIPLSTAKDSEMLVTQYDKDIVEKVGLLKMDFLGLKNLSILKDILSIIKARHGIEIDIENIPLDDEKAYVIFQQANTDGIFQFESDGMKSNLRGLKPDRFTDLIAMNALYRPGPMDYIPNYIARKHGTEEVSYDIEASKEILEETYGIMVYQEQVMLLSQKLANFTKGQADSLRKAMGKKIKEEMDKLFTLFIDGCVSNGHDENKAKKIWADMEKFAQYAFNKSHSTCYALIAYQCAYLKANYPSEFMAGLMSNNMDKTDDIKKYIEVSKKMGLEVLGPDVNESNYIFTVNAKGQIRFGLSAIKGVGENVIKEMVQIRETKGRFEDVYDFVSRMGSKNANKKVLEALAISGALDCFSEVKREQYFGAENTQSFIEKLIRYANDLNRSKVDETNLFGESFQDMVEKPTPPSVSPFSELEKLEKEKEVLGLYMSGHPLDRYKKLISDITMPAFEEVKLSKKTEIILGMVKDIVKGTSTNQKPYLKFELVGLEDNMSFTLRDKNYDEFGKYIEDGKAVMLKVKWDSFKPKNENRLIEFMKIESVIPESNFFQQANKFTISLLLSETNQETIARLEYVLKKHQGNIPVVLSLESPISKIEITTDEEPLDIAEEELKNPVIAIEFKSLAFKIKPSEEFLTDLYDVISLDKVKLAV, encoded by the coding sequence ATGTCTGATTTTTGTCATCTTCATTGTCACACCCAATATTCCATTCTAGATGGAGCTGCAGGTATAAATCAAATGGTTAAAAAAGCAGCTACAGATGGTATGCCTGCTGCCGCTATTACTGACCATGGTAACATGTTCGGAGTTTTCGAGTTTGTCAATACCTGTAATAAAGAAAATATCAAGCCCATAGTAGGTTGCGAATTTTATATGGTAGAAGACATGCATTTGACCTCATTTGCTGGAACTGGCAAACGAGACAAACGCTACCACCAGTTGTTATTAGCTAAAAATGAGATTGGATACAAGAATTTAACCATAATGACTTCACTTGCTTACAAGGAGGGACTGTATGGGAAATTTCCCAGAATAGACTTAAACCTTCTAAAACAGCACAAAGAAGGACTCGTTGCTACGACATGTTGCATCGGAGGCATCGTGCCACAAACCATCCTTAATAAAGGCGAAGAAGAAGGAGAACAAGTATTTAAAGAATGGCTGGACTTATTCGGAGAGGATTATTACATAGAAATTCAAAGACATCAGATTGAAAATATAAATGGAACTGGGTTAAGTCAGGAAGATCTCAATCAGATTCTAATTAAATGGGGACAACGATACAATGTCAGAATTATAGCTACTAATGATTCCCATTATGTAGATGAGGCCGATAGTGACATGCATGATACTTTATTATGCATTAACACAGGGTCTAAGAAGTCTCTACCTATTAAATCTGACGATGAAGAAGGCTATAATGCGGAAACTAGATTTGGATTTCCCAACAATCAATTTTATTTTAAGACGACAGCTGAAATGCAAAAGTTATTCTCAGATGTTCCACAAAGTATAGATAATACCTTACACATTGTGGATAAGATAGAGAAGCTCGATTTGAAGCGTCAAATTATGATGCCTAATTTTCTAGTGCCCTCAAACTATAGTACGCAAGCCGAATACATGCGCTATCTCGTATATGAAGGTGCTAGGAAACGTTATAAAGAGATAACACAAGAAATTTCTGATAGAATAGAATTAGAATTAAAAACTATTTTTGATTCAAAGTTTGAGGGATACTTCTTGGTCATAGAAGATTTCCTGACCGAAGCTCGCCGCATGAAGGTATCAGTAGGACCTGGCAGAGGCTCAGCAGCAGGCTCCGTAGTATCATATTGTCTAGGCATCACTCAAGTAGATCCTATTGAATATGGTTTGCTCTTTGAGCGATTTCTGAACCCAGAGCGTGTGAGTTTTCCAGATATTGATATCGATTTTGAAGATGCAGGCAGACAAAGTGTCTTAGACTATGTCGTAGAGAAATATGGAAGAAACAATGTAGCTCAAATTGTTACCTATGGAACTATGAAAGAGAAAATGGCCATACGCGATGTAGCCAGAGTATTAGATGTCCCTATTTTAGAAACTAATGTCTTAGCCAAGGCTGTACCAGATCATGATTTACCTACTATCCTAGATAACAGCAAGTATCCAGAAGTGAGAAAGTCAATGAAAGAAACGGATAGAGTAAAAGCCGATACATTCAGACAACTTTATACGGAGAATTCAACTTATAAAACGGTAGTAGATACAGCTATAAAACTAAAAGGATCTGTCCGAAACACAGGCGTTCACGCTTGTGGGGTTATTATTGCACCACAAGATCTAAAGGAGCTGATTCCTCTGTCTACTGCTAAAGATAGTGAAATGCTGGTAACACAATACGATAAAGATATAGTGGAGAAGGTAGGCCTCCTAAAAATGGACTTTTTAGGTCTCAAAAACTTAAGTATTTTAAAAGATATATTGTCCATTATAAAAGCTAGGCATGGAATCGAAATAGATATTGAAAATATACCTCTAGATGATGAAAAAGCTTATGTCATATTTCAACAAGCGAATACAGATGGTATTTTCCAATTTGAAAGTGATGGCATGAAATCAAATTTAAGGGGATTAAAGCCCGACAGGTTTACCGATCTCATAGCTATGAATGCCCTATATAGACCAGGCCCAATGGACTATATTCCAAACTATATAGCACGTAAGCACGGCACAGAAGAAGTTTCGTATGATATAGAAGCTAGTAAAGAAATTCTAGAAGAAACCTATGGCATTATGGTATACCAAGAACAGGTGATGCTACTTTCTCAGAAACTTGCTAATTTTACTAAAGGACAGGCAGACTCTTTGCGTAAGGCAATGGGAAAAAAGATTAAAGAAGAAATGGATAAGCTATTTACTTTGTTTATTGACGGATGTGTTTCGAATGGACATGATGAAAACAAGGCAAAAAAAATATGGGCGGATATGGAGAAATTTGCTCAATACGCCTTTAATAAATCGCACTCAACCTGCTATGCATTGATTGCTTATCAATGTGCCTACCTAAAGGCCAACTACCCTTCAGAATTTATGGCTGGTCTGATGTCAAATAATATGGATAAAACGGATGATATAAAAAAATATATTGAGGTTTCTAAGAAAATGGGGTTAGAGGTACTGGGTCCAGATGTCAATGAAAGTAATTATATTTTCACTGTAAATGCGAAGGGACAAATTCGATTTGGACTATCAGCTATTAAAGGGGTGGGCGAGAATGTCATAAAGGAAATGGTTCAAATTAGAGAGACCAAGGGTCGGTTTGAGGATGTATACGATTTTGTCTCACGCATGGGAAGTAAAAATGCCAATAAAAAAGTCTTGGAAGCACTTGCTATTTCAGGTGCTTTGGATTGTTTCTCTGAAGTCAAGCGAGAACAATATTTTGGTGCTGAAAATACCCAATCCTTTATTGAAAAGTTAATTCGATATGCTAATGATTTGAATAGGTCAAAGGTGGATGAGACTAATCTTTTTGGTGAGTCCTTTCAAGATATGGTAGAAAAGCCTACACCACCTTCAGTTTCACCATTTTCTGAACTCGAAAAACTAGAGAAAGAAAAAGAGGTATTGGGTCTATATATGAGCGGACATCCTTTAGATAGATATAAAAAATTGATTTCCGACATCACTATGCCCGCTTTTGAAGAGGTGAAACTTTCTAAGAAAACGGAAATAATTTTAGGCATGGTAAAAGATATAGTCAAAGGAACCAGCACGAACCAGAAACCATATTTAAAATTTGAATTAGTAGGTCTTGAAGACAATATGTCATTTACTCTTCGAGACAAAAACTACGACGAGTTTGGGAAATATATTGAAGATGGTAAGGCGGTGATGTTAAAAGTTAAATGGGATTCATTTAAACCTAAGAATGAGAATCGTCTCATAGAATTCATGAAAATAGAATCTGTGATACCTGAGTCTAATTTCTTTCAACAAGCGAATAAATTTACGATATCTTTATTATTGTCTGAAACCAATCAGGAAACCATAGCTCGACTGGAATATGTTCTTAAAAAACACCAAGGGAATATCCCTGTGGTATTGAGTTTGGAATCGCCCATATCGAAAATAGAAATCACCACTGATGAAGAACCATTGGATATAGCAGAAGAAGAACTCAAAAATCCAGTGATAGCCATAGAATTTAAAAGTTTGGCCTTTAAGATTAAGCCAAGCGAAGAATTTCTGACTGATTTATATGATGTTATAAGTCTAGATAAAGTTAAACTTGCCGTTTAG
- a CDS encoding fatty acid desaturase — protein sequence MNAAIASANQELYENIKQDLKDWHKIIREYQVPSTKKALFHTAITFLMYGSVWALQFWLLYKGYSAWWVVLIGLFNGLALGRIFIIQHDCGHKSFTAKKWLNDTIGTICSFFTIIPYQYWAKSHDFHHAHNGQLETCDIGDFECLTTEQYAALNWKKKIRYRIYRSPLYILTLGGFSYVTLFNRFRFLSGEYFEKVKNNVTVNNVLFTIAYIALGWLMGWKNFFLVQFINLFFFGTMALWFFYVQHQYKEVYKEGKENWNYLLSAIRGSTYYKLPRFLHFMTGNIGYHHIHHLAPTIPFYNLRKCSIENPIFQKYCIPLTLTQSFKTIFANMWDEETKSMISFGEYKKKKRAILDKLKAKMG from the coding sequence ATGAATGCAGCAATTGCAAGCGCGAATCAGGAATTATATGAAAACATTAAACAAGACCTAAAGGATTGGCATAAAATCATTCGTGAGTACCAAGTACCTAGTACCAAAAAAGCACTTTTTCACACTGCTATAACCTTTTTAATGTACGGCAGCGTTTGGGCATTGCAGTTTTGGTTGCTTTATAAAGGGTATTCTGCATGGTGGGTAGTTCTTATAGGATTATTTAATGGACTGGCATTGGGTCGAATTTTTATAATTCAGCATGATTGTGGTCATAAATCATTCACTGCCAAAAAATGGCTGAATGATACTATTGGTACTATATGTAGCTTTTTCACCATCATACCTTATCAATACTGGGCTAAATCTCACGACTTTCACCATGCACATAATGGCCAATTAGAGACATGTGATATTGGAGATTTCGAATGCTTGACAACGGAACAATATGCGGCGCTCAATTGGAAAAAGAAGATTCGTTATAGAATCTATAGAAGTCCGCTATATATTCTTACTTTAGGAGGATTTAGCTATGTAACACTTTTCAATCGATTCCGTTTCTTATCTGGGGAATATTTTGAAAAAGTAAAAAATAATGTCACGGTAAATAATGTTCTTTTCACTATAGCCTACATCGCTCTTGGTTGGCTTATGGGGTGGAAGAATTTCTTCTTAGTACAGTTTATAAATCTATTCTTTTTTGGCACTATGGCTTTATGGTTTTTCTATGTCCAGCACCAATACAAAGAAGTATATAAAGAAGGTAAAGAAAATTGGAACTACTTATTGTCAGCAATTAGAGGGAGTACTTATTATAAATTGCCGCGGTTCCTTCATTTTATGACAGGAAATATTGGTTATCACCATATTCATCATTTAGCACCTACAATTCCTTTTTATAATTTGAGAAAATGCAGTATAGAAAATCCTATTTTCCAGAAGTATTGTATACCTCTCACTTTGACACAAAGTTTCAAAACTATTTTTGCCAATATGTGGGATGAAGAAACGAAGTCTATGATTTCTTTCGGTGAATATAAAAAGAAAAAGAGAGCGATTTTAGATAAGTTAAAAGCAAAAATGGGGTAG
- a CDS encoding ABC transporter ATP-binding protein encodes MISAKNIKKTYNYLTVLDVEKISIESNLVTTIIGPSGAGKSTLLHILGTLLKPTEGEIWLQNECISNMNDNQLAWIRNQFLGFIFQTHHLLPEFNAIENVCLPALIGNRNEVDYLSKAKELLDFIGLKDRMLHKPTELSGGEQQRVSIARALINQPKIVFADEPTGNLDTHNAQGIHELFFKLKKEFGYTFLIVTHNPELAKNSDRIIEMKDGKLA; translated from the coding sequence ATTATTTCTGCAAAAAATATCAAAAAGACCTACAACTATTTGACAGTTTTGGATGTGGAAAAGATTTCTATAGAATCTAATTTAGTCACAACTATTATAGGACCATCAGGAGCAGGCAAGAGCACATTGCTTCATATTTTAGGAACCTTGCTGAAACCGACAGAAGGAGAAATATGGTTGCAAAATGAGTGTATTTCCAATATGAATGACAATCAGTTAGCATGGATTCGCAATCAATTTTTAGGCTTTATTTTTCAAACTCATCACCTGCTACCTGAGTTTAATGCGATTGAAAATGTATGTTTACCTGCATTAATAGGAAATAGAAATGAAGTAGATTATTTATCCAAGGCCAAAGAACTGCTTGATTTTATCGGATTGAAAGATAGAATGCTACATAAACCTACTGAGCTAAGTGGAGGCGAGCAGCAACGAGTTTCTATAGCAAGAGCATTAATCAATCAGCCAAAAATAGTTTTCGCAGATGAGCCTACAGGTAACTTGGACACGCACAACGCACAAGGAATACATGAGTTATTTTTCAAACTAAAAAAAGAATTTGGCTATACATTCCTCATAGTGACTCATAATCCTGAATTAGCCAAAAATAGTGATCGTATTATTGAAATGAAAGACGGTAAATTGGCTTAG
- the sucC gene encoding ADP-forming succinate--CoA ligase subunit beta, with protein sequence MNLHEHQAKELLKKYGAKIQEGIAVESVQDAVNAGKALTEQTGTQWYVVKAQVHAGGRGKGGGVKLAKNAEELKEKASAILGMKLVTPQTGEQGKIVNRILIAEDVYYGEQEKIKEFYVSILLDRTTKKNVIIYSTEGGMEIEEVAESHPEKVHKEYIDPLIGIQGYQCRRIAFNLGLEGNAFKEMVKFVENIYNAYVGADATLVEINPCLKTSDDKIIAVDGKISIDDNALYRQAELAAKEDKRELDPTEVEAVSYDLNYVKLDGNVGCMVNGAGLAMATMDIIKLSGGDPANFLDVGGTANAERVEKAFRIILQDSNVKAILINIFGGIVRCDRVAQGVVDAYKSIGNIPVPIIVRLQGTNAVEGKRIIDESGLKVKSAILLREAAEAVKEVLN encoded by the coding sequence ATGAATCTCCACGAACATCAAGCGAAAGAATTATTAAAAAAGTACGGGGCAAAAATACAAGAAGGTATAGCTGTAGAATCTGTGCAAGATGCTGTCAATGCAGGTAAGGCTCTCACGGAACAAACAGGCACTCAATGGTATGTAGTAAAAGCTCAGGTGCACGCCGGTGGAAGAGGAAAAGGTGGCGGGGTGAAACTTGCAAAAAATGCAGAAGAGCTCAAGGAAAAAGCATCTGCAATATTAGGAATGAAACTCGTGACCCCTCAGACAGGGGAACAGGGAAAGATTGTCAATCGTATTTTGATAGCTGAAGATGTATACTATGGGGAACAAGAAAAAATCAAAGAATTTTATGTTTCGATCCTACTTGATAGAACTACGAAGAAAAATGTAATTATCTATTCTACCGAAGGGGGTATGGAGATAGAAGAAGTAGCTGAATCTCATCCAGAAAAAGTACATAAAGAGTATATTGACCCTTTGATAGGCATTCAAGGTTATCAATGCAGAAGGATTGCTTTTAATTTAGGATTAGAAGGCAATGCTTTCAAAGAGATGGTCAAGTTTGTAGAAAACATTTACAATGCTTATGTTGGTGCTGATGCTACTCTGGTGGAGATTAATCCATGTCTCAAAACATCCGATGATAAAATAATAGCTGTAGATGGTAAAATCTCCATAGATGACAATGCCCTCTATAGACAAGCGGAGCTTGCTGCTAAGGAGGACAAACGTGAATTAGATCCTACAGAAGTAGAAGCCGTAAGTTACGATCTTAACTATGTAAAACTTGATGGCAACGTTGGTTGCATGGTCAATGGTGCAGGATTGGCTATGGCTACCATGGATATCATTAAACTAAGCGGTGGAGATCCCGCAAACTTTCTTGATGTGGGTGGAACAGCAAACGCCGAACGTGTAGAAAAAGCCTTTAGAATTATATTGCAAGATTCCAATGTGAAAGCAATTTTAATTAATATATTCGGTGGTATAGTTCGCTGTGATCGTGTGGCTCAGGGTGTAGTAGATGCATATAAATCCATAGGAAATATCCCCGTTCCCATCATTGTTAGACTTCAAGGTACCAATGCTGTGGAAGGTAAACGGATTATAGATGAGAGTGGCTTGAAAGTAAAGTCTGCCATCTTATTGCGTGAAGCCGCAGAAGCCGTAAAAGAAGTATTAAATTAA
- a CDS encoding DUF1573 domain-containing protein, which translates to MNKYFVVWFFCISYISAHAQDAIEAGTIQFSATEINFGLIEYDSNPFREVTVTNVGNYPLIINSCRASCGCTVPNCPTEAIAPKKKAVIKIRYNTTRVGQFSKTITVYSNDQKNPISLIKIYGEVKEPLTSSTVVKP; encoded by the coding sequence ATGAATAAATATTTTGTAGTTTGGTTTTTTTGCATATCCTATATCAGTGCTCACGCTCAGGACGCTATAGAGGCTGGGACTATTCAATTTAGTGCTACTGAAATCAATTTTGGTCTTATCGAGTATGATTCAAATCCTTTTAGAGAGGTTACGGTGACCAATGTTGGAAACTATCCATTAATTATAAATAGTTGCAGAGCTAGCTGCGGATGTACCGTGCCTAATTGCCCTACTGAAGCTATTGCCCCAAAGAAAAAAGCCGTAATAAAAATTCGATACAATACAACTCGCGTTGGACAATTCTCGAAGACCATTACTGTTTATTCCAATGATCAGAAAAATCCTATCAGTCTGATAAAAATATATGGCGAAGTGAAAGAGCCTTTGACTTCTTCCACTGTAGTAAAGCCTTAA